ATTTGTGAGGTCTCTTGATTTTCCTAAAGATCCAGGTGGAAGGTATGTTAGTTCCAATGTCACAACAGAAagcttgttctgtttttttccctccaaaaaaacattttctgatCTTGGATCACTCTGTTTCGATAGGATTGGTATTGATGAGTGGATGCGTGTACCTTCTGTACAAGACGTGTTTGCAATTGGTGACTGTAGCGGTTATCTCGAGAGCACAGGGAAATCAACACTTCCTGCACTTGCACAGGTCTCTAATGTTGTAAAAGAatctatttactttttttctatacTCGGAGTCTTAACATACAAGTCTCTTTGATCAATGAAGGTGGCTGAGAGAGAAGGCAAATACTTGGCGAATCTGTTTAACGTGATGGGAAAAGCTGGAGGAGGACGGGCCAATAGCGCAAAGGAAATGGAGCTTGGGGAACCATTTGTGTATAAACATCTCGGAAGTATGGCTACTATTGGGAGATACAAAGCTCTCGTTGATCTCCGTGAGAGCAAGGtatgtttaaaagaaaaggctCTCATTCTCTTTCACTTAAAAATCCCTCAAAACACAATAATAGTAGATAGCTAAACTCGAGGAGGGAGTTTTCTTGTGCAGGAAGGGAAAGGAATATCAATGGCAGGTTTTCTGAGCTGGTTCATATGGAGGTCTGCTTATCTGACTCGAGTCGTCAGCTGGAGAAACCGTTTCTACGTTGCTATCAATTGGCTCACTACCTTTGTCTTTGGTCGGGACATTAGCCGAATCTGATCCATATCCCCTCCACTTCGCCAcgtgcttcttcttctctatgtCTCTATCTTGTTCACTTTATGACCTCTAATCAGTTGAAATCATATGTTGTTTACTTGGAACAATTCAATGAAATTCAGCATTTTAGAAAGACAGGGTATTGACTTTGAAATTGAATCATCTGGTTTGACTGATAGTCAATTTAAATGGTATTAACTTTTGACTAAGCACAGTtagttttcaacatttttaaaattgaacaattaaattgaaaaaaccTATAAGCTATGGTTAAAGATTGATTAGTAAAAAATGTTTGCTTTTGCATAAGAGTAGAAAAAGTTTTATgggtttaatattttttgtatcaaacatttgaaatatttcttgtatatctgtaaaattattttaaaatatctattaTAAGATTTATATGAGTTTTCCACTTCCACATGATTCATGTGATACAGAAAGTGCATCTCAAAACTTCTAGAGTTtccctaccaaaaaaaaaaaacttctaaagtttatttttcaaacttctcctacaactcttttttcattttcttctctccttttttttttgttgtaattagCTTACATCGAATACACtagatataataaaataagtgGATAGTCTCGAATTCGGTTTTCGATCAAGGACAAAGCTAATGATGGCTTGCGGCACAAGTAAGCTCCgatgttttaggtttttactttgttttgttgtgggggggggggggggggggttataattaataatatatcatCATCAGATTCGTTTTATTTAGATTCTCAAATTCTCATCAGGAGGATCGAGATCGTTTTTAGGTGTTTTGCTTCATTGAATATTTGATAATATCAATGATTTTAGTGGAAATGGcaacaattattttattagtgCAGTTGTCTCTCAAGAGTTAATTACAGATAAAACTGATGAAACAactaattttgaaagaaacgCAAGTGagtaaataattttctctGATAAATTGTTATGCAGtcacgacaaaaaaaaaaaaaattgttatgcagtcaaaaaataaacagtAACGGTCACTTTTCCTAACGGAAATTGCTATGGCTCGATCTTGGACATCAACATACATCATACATGGAGACAACCTGAGAACACCTTCTTTGCGAATTCCATGATTTGCCTAGAGCTAACGGTACAAGCGCAGGCTGCAACCATATATGATCACATCCTTTTTATCACTTGCCATGAAGAAACCTGTGAGGAAGGATCTTGCAATGACTGGGAGACTCACTCTAACTGGAAAGATTCTCGGAAGTCTAGTGAAGACTATAATATTCCCGGAAGCTGACCGGAGAGACGTTGATGAGCTGCCCAACAATGGGAAAGAAGGGATCCATGTTTTCACTTTGTGGATGAATATGAGCAGATATTCGAGCTAGCATTCAAAACAAGATATGAACATCTCTCAACTATGAATTTCTTATTAGGACCTCTTGTCTAACATAAtattaaccaaataaaataaaatgtgaaGTTATAGGCTTATTACACCGACCAGCGATGTCGGAAGTATAGTAAGGATGCTAGAAGGAGAAGGGCTTGCAGAGAGATGGGATGAATGGCAGAATCTTGAAGTGACGAGACAAGAAGAGTTTCAGAGGAAATTTAATTGCCTTGTCACActaatagaagaagaagcgacTAGTACGGTTTCGtaagaaaatatcaagagAGTATTCAcaaatttccttttcctttgAACCTCTTtgtattaaaataagaaaacataaccGCCTCCAACGGCTCTATTGTAATCTCTCTCACtcttgtgtgtatatataacatGGATCCATCGATTGAGATTAGACACTTTTGctttatagataaaaaaaaacgcagCTTCTTCTAattcgatgatgatgatcatcatctcTGCAACATGATCCGTAAGAGTTAGATTGATCACAGCGGAAAGCATCGTTTCATCTATTGATCGGCGTGGAAAGCATCGTTTCTATATTTCGACAAACGTAACATAATATACAACAAACTCGGTTACAGAGAAGATGGTTTAATTCATCTAAATTTGGAAGTTGGGGAAAATTTTAGGAGAAATACCTAAAACTCAAAATGCCAAAAAAGATGTGGCAAATTGGTACTCCTAAACAAACCTATCTACCAAGTGATAGCTTAGCCATTTTACATTGTAATTTACACAAGCAAAAAACTTTCCATGAGAAAAACAATCTGAGGATTATAACTCTTTATTATTAcctcatttatatatatgcatgtcaCCATATCACATCCACCTTCGCCGGCAATTCTACTCCGGAAGCTAAGCCGCTAGAAGAAGCAACCAGCTTCACGCCCAACATGGGATTCGAACCGTACTTCTGTTTTGCTTCAGCAAAGCTTCGAGCAAGAACTGTTTGCATCCACTGATCAACTATTGTTCTCCCTTCTTCTTCGCCCGATGATAATGATGACCATGAAGCCGCCAGAATCTGAAGGATCACTTCTTTATCAAGTTCTAGATGTGTTTCGGATCCAAAGCACCGCTCAAAATGTGAACCAATCTTCTCTTGAATGTTCTTGGCTAACTCATCGAAATCAACCGGTTTGAACGTCACTTTTCCATCTACTTTTTCAATGAATTCATCGAACCAAGCGTCCCTGTCCTCTGCCTCATGATCAGGGCTAAATTCTGTTTCATTCACTGGAAGATTCAGATCCAGATATGAACGTTGCACCTTCACTGCACGTTGCGCTGTTTCTAGCtcatattttctcttatttacCCCAAATTTAGTAGCATCTCCTAGCTTTATCTGCAGTTTCCAGCTTCTCGCGCTGAGAACTTGCTCCTCAGGAAACTTCACAGGTTTAATAACATGGTCAGTGGCATTATCCTTGGCAATCCCAGACGTCACAACAACAATCACATTTTTCATACTAATCACTCTTCCATGCAAATCACGGATTTTCCCCGTACTCACAGCTTCAGACAATCTCATCTGATCCGGGAACTCAGCTTTTTCCACGTTTTCGAGTAAAACAACAGAGTGTGGTTTCCTAGATAACTCACCGGTTACGTAATCCACCACTGTTTTGCCTCTGAATTTGTCATCAAGGGAACAATGCTCTGCCCCAAAATCTACACATATGTAATTGACTTTACCACCAAAGAAGACTTCAGAAAGAGTCATCgccactttcttcttccccactTTATCGGGTCCAAGAAGAGCCAGCCAAATTCCGCTTGCTTGGTTTCTTCGCGTGGAGTCGGTTTTGCATCCGCAGATAATTTGGCTTATGGCATTTACAGCTTCGGTCTGCCAGGCAACTTTACGAGAGAGTATTTCTCTGAGAGACTTGAAATCTTTCTGATATGTATGTTCTAAAGAAGAGTTTAGAGTCACCAGCATCGGTTTCTCCCTCGTTGTTTTTGATTCCTGGTTTTTGGATGCATAGATTACTCCCAACCCAAAATCTGTAGTAACACAGCTCAAAGGCAAACTCACTGTGCGGTTAGTCACCGATGCCGTAAGATCCTCCATAGGTTTTGGCTTTGAGATTGGCGGATTCAGCAGTTTAGGCGTCTCCAAATAGCTTGTAGGAGTTCTCACACTCTTCTCAGTCTGAACTGGGAACTGCGGACTCACCGACTGAAAACCAAGTTTAGGAAACGCCGGAGTGTGATGGATACTTTGGCATATGTTGTCCCATTTCTTCTGTAGAGCAGCGGTTTGCGAGGCTGATGTATTAGCGTCATCTAAAGCCTGCACTGAATCAGAAGAACAAGATACTATATCAACACCATTACAAGCGACTACAAATGAGGAAGAAGTTAATAAAAACGCACCTTACTGCTGCCTGTTATTCCCTTGTCTTCTTTGGTCTCAATAGCCCGTAGCCATGGGGCTAACTTCTCGGAACATTTGTCAGCCAGAGAAAGACTCGAACCGGCCTTGAGAACAGCGGCTACTTCTTGCAAATACTTCTCGTTGCAGAGGTGGCATCTAGAGAGCGTCTGATTCACTGTGCTACTCAATGGAACTCTGAAatttgatgttgatgagaAGAACCCTCCAAAGGGAACAAAGGATCCCATCAAGCTGTAACCAACAGATTCATCCAATTACGAACTTGATCAGTTGCAAAGTCGAATCATAGTTTTGAGAAAAGACAGAACATTAATGTCTACTCTCAGAAAAATGGGAAGCATAAAGCTGAGAAGGAAAGTGGATAtgtcaaaatatttaagttttatgtTATCGACGTTGACGCAAGCAATAAACTATTCCCACAAGTTTACTGATTGTTTTGATAGGCATAAATAACACTTATAATGTTAATGGAAATAGCAAAAGCATTACCTCGATTTGGGATAAACCCCTTGAGTCGAAGGTTTAGTAGAGGCTGTGATTGGAAGAACATGAAGGTCCCAATCCTTCTCTATAGTAGGAAACCGATCAATAAGCTTCGTGTAAGTCTCATTACTCGATACACATCCGATGAACGAAAGTTGTTTACTTTCATGTTTCAGCAAATCCGAAAGCTTCGACACCAAAATCTCAAGAGCCGCATTGGCTTCACTGGTCAAAACCTTGAGCTCTCCCAGATTAAGCACTATCCCCGATTTCGAGCCACTTTGCTCTACAGTTCTTCCTAGGTCATCCACTTTCATTCGAatctcttcttcgtttttcGATCCATCGGCTAAAATCTCACTAATCTCCTTCTCGATACTAATCAAGCTTAATCCGCTAATATCCATCTGAAGAAACCCTAACTTCCCACTGTTGATCGAATCCGTGAACGTTTTAAGAGCTTCATTAGCACAGTTACCAATAAGCAGAGGGTTCTTCTTATCTTTCCTGCCTAATACTTCTCCAATCCTCCGGGAATTTTCATCGAAACCACTGCTCCCACTAAACGGGAACTCACGATTCGGATCTGAGTTGGGAAGATTACAGAGGAAGAGAGGCGGACAACGACCTCTAGAGAAACGGGAAGAAAGTTGTGTTACCGGAGGGTGAAGCACATCGAGCTTAATTTCGGAGCTCCGAAACCCAGCTTCTCCGAATACCCGATTCACAATCGGATCGTCAAGGATCGAGAGTATGAAATACTTCAATTCGACTTTCAAAACCGTCGTCTGGCATCCTCCCCCGCCGTTGTTACTAGCGTGGATCTGCTGAAGATGATACGACTCCGGATGCCGTCTCTGGTTCGCCTGAGACCGTTTGATCGCCGCCATGAGCGAATTCGAAACCGGTGGATCTTCTTCCGTCGCCGGAGACTTCGACGACGGAAGCCTGTCGAGAGATACACCGACGCAGAGCTCAAGAGCTCGGAATTGAAGTCGCGACGAGTAAGGAACACTCCTAGCGGCGCGTGAGACGCAAACTTCACGGAGAATCGACGACGGCATAGCTAAAAGAGCAGAAACTGCATGAAGAGACGTCGTCTGCGCGTGGCTTCTCCGACGAGCTACAACAACAGCATCGTCGAGGGCACGAGCAGCTTCTTCCGTCAAGCATTCTCTCGCCGTAGTCACCGGCGTCGGCATCGccggcaaaaaaaaagtcagaaTCAAAAGTAGAAACTTCACCAACGCCTTTTCTCCAATAAAAAACCAGCCCACTTACTCTTCTCACCAACAATAATcagaaacacaagaaaaagccaaaaaaataatcagcaaatatatataaaaaaaaaaaagaagcgtGAAATTTCTGGAAATGATTTTTATCAGAAAACTTCTTATTAGTCTCTTTAGCTTAAAAGTTGCTATATAAAAAAGATGGTTTTGGTTCAATCCACAAAATCTTACGCTTGGATATGTACAAGAGTCGTTGTTTTGGTGGTATATTGCTTTGTAGGGTCCTCCAATATAttgtctgatttttttcttttattctcctttgttttttttgctttcttgcATGTCTTATAACGATGGTGAAATAATAATACGAATATGTGGTGCTCGTAGAATCTCTCTCGTCTTTCCCCACTTTACATCTTCTGATTCTCTCTTCAATTATTCATTTGCTTCAATCTCCTAATGTTACGAGCTTTTAGTTCTGTATGATAAGATTTTAGCAtgttaaaagagtttttacaACCATAAATTGGGGTACAAGATTGATAACTTTGATTATGTATGGCACAAACCTTTATTTACCAAGATTGAGTACTTTGATTAATTTAAGGTTTACCGACATGAGAAATTAGtgctaaaatataattatttgattctttgttctCTCCCATCAAATTGTTTCACTGCTTTTTCACGACTTCTTGATTCGACAATTGATCTTTGTCTCCCTtaaataattcttcttttttctgatAACTTATATTCTAGGTCATATGGTATATGAACAAACTATACTAATAGTCAAGGTCTTGAAACATGAGGGAGTCGCATCTCTCCCCTTTTTACATCTTTCTACTAATTGTTTCATATTTAGTAAAAATGATCCAAAGAGAAATTAATTGGGATTGACAAAGAAAAGTCAACTTAAATATAgtagagaaaatatataaaaagtatgAGTGGTAGACAATgcttaaactttataaaagaTTAGGTGAATGTCAtaagagaaaagaggaaaagCACAAGTGATTAGAGGCCCAAACACCACCTTTATATGCTTTTCTGCGTCATTGTCATATATATCATCTAATAAAGgggattttttatttatttattgtttcacATTACTTTTGCACATCTTTTATTCCTGATCGCAGACGCATCTTTTTACTCAATTATCGATCCTTTTACAACTGCCGGAAAGTTAAAATGGCCTATTTTCGgtcatttgtattttaagaCGTATGTTAGGAAAGAAGTCACCAAAAATCACAAGGCATCGAAATAATTTTCTGTTTATGGTATTGCGACCTTCGCGGCTAAGCTGCTACTAGAAGTAGACCAGTCCAACAACCACACCCAAAAatagtttgatttgatttgcgCCACGAGCTGGTTAAAGCTCACGTCGTGTTTCTTCCACACTAACCCTGTAACCCATACATGATTATAATGTTCcatataatacatatatatgcaacTAAGCATTTAATTATTGGTATATTATTCAACTTCTCACAACTTCGCCAAGTCTCTGATTAATGTGTGCAGTAGTTCAATTCAAATAGTTGGGAGATAAATATACGTGACACCACCTTAAATGATCAAATCCTAATTAAGAGCGTCACACTTACTTAGGAGAGACTAGAATGCATATACAAATATAGTAggaacaaattttaattaatctcACAGGCATATTTTGACCGTCACATTGATAATTAACATAATACAGAAATAAAACCCGATAATCAGCGTGAACCCTAGTTCCAGATCCCCTGTAACGAGCACGCAGTAGCCCTAGTTAGAGCCAAAAGTGAAGCTAACGACATCTGTAAATCGCGTGGCAACCAACGGTCACTATTCGATCTGTGGTCCCCTTCGCGGTCTCCTTTTGACACTGTGGGACTTTATAAGTGGATGACGTTATTTATAACATCCATTCGTTTTATGCCACGTGTTGATAAACTTTATGTGATGCATCTTAGATGATTAATTTTGTCCTCGATGGATAGCGTAGACCAAGTAAACCAATCCTCGATTGTCATATTGAATATCAAGCAAAAGGTCTTTGAATAGACTCCACTTTGGTTTTCAAGGAAAGTACAAAACTTTCATACAAATCCAGTGATGTTGATCAAACTTTTTGAATTGAATAATTACCAGagataaaaatcaaacctatTATTATCTTCTTATACGTAATCCTTTTCTAATACGTAAGCCCTGAATGATTATCTTTGATTAATTGTTATCTAATTCTCATGGTTCAGTGGCACCTGTCGAACATTTAGATAATCACATGCATATTTGATGTGACATTTGTGTCATATCATAGCTTTTTGAGTGAATGTGTTTtgt
This sequence is a window from Arabidopsis thaliana chromosome 1 sequence. Protein-coding genes within it:
- a CDS encoding Lon protease (BEST Arabidopsis thaliana protein match is: lon protease 1 (TAIR:AT5G26860.1); Has 106 Blast hits to 106 proteins in 47 species: Archae - 0; Bacteria - 34; Metazoa - 0; Fungi - 11; Plants - 56; Viruses - 0; Other Eukaryotes - 5 (source: NCBI BLink).), giving the protein MTGRLTLTGKILGSLVKTIIFPEADRRDVDELPNNGKEGIHVFTLWMNMSRYSS
- a CDS encoding Double Clp-N motif-containing P-loop nucleoside triphosphate hydrolases superfamily protein (Double Clp-N motif-containing P-loop nucleoside triphosphate hydrolases superfamily protein; BEST Arabidopsis thaliana protein match is: Double Clp-N motif-containing P-loop nucleoside triphosphate hydrolases superfamily protein (TAIR:AT2G29970.1); Has 14609 Blast hits to 14609 proteins in 2753 species: Archae - 17; Bacteria - 11747; Metazoa - 78; Fungi - 268; Plants - 440; Viruses - 0; Other Eukaryotes - 2059 (source: NCBI BLink).) — translated: MEDLTASVTNRTVSLPLSCVTTDFGLGVIYASKNQESKTTREKPMLVTLNSSLEHTYQKDFKSLREILSRKVAWQTEAVNAISQIICGCKTDSTRRNQASGIWLALLGPDKVGKKKVAMTLSEVFFGGKVNYICVDFGAEHCSLDDKFRGKTVVDYVTGELSRKPHSVVLLENVEKAEFPDQMRLSEAVSTGKIRDLHGRVISMKNVIVVVTSGIAKDNATDHVIKPVKFPEEQVLSARSWKLQIKLGDATKFGVNKRKYELETAQRAVKVQRSYLDLNLPVNETEFSPDHEAEDRDAWFDEFIEKVDGKVTFKPVDFDELAKNIQEKIGSHFERCFGSETHLELDKEVILQILAASWSSLSSGEEEGRTIVDQWMQTVLARSFAEAKQKYGSNPMLGVKLVASSSGLASGVELPAKVDVIW
- a CDS encoding Double Clp-N motif-containing P-loop nucleoside triphosphate hydrolases superfamily protein (Double Clp-N motif-containing P-loop nucleoside triphosphate hydrolases superfamily protein; FUNCTIONS IN: ATP binding; INVOLVED IN: biological_process unknown; LOCATED IN: cellular_component unknown; BEST Arabidopsis thaliana protein match is: Double Clp-N motif-containing P-loop nucleoside triphosphate hydrolases superfamily protein (TAIR:AT2G29970.1); Has 14612 Blast hits to 14412 proteins in 2715 species: Archae - 17; Bacteria - 11575; Metazoa - 78; Fungi - 306; Plants - 572; Viruses - 0; Other Eukaryotes - 2064 (source: NCBI BLink).), with product MPTPVTTARECLTEEAARALDDAVVVARRRSHAQTTSLHAVSALLAMPSSILREVCVSRAARSVPYSSRLQFRALELCVGVSLDRLPSSKSPATEEDPPVSNSLMAAIKRSQANQRRHPESYHLQQIHASNNGGGGCQTTVLKVELKYFILSILDDPIVNRVFGEAGFRSSEIKLDVLHPPVTQLSSRFSRGRCPPLFLCNLPNSDPNREFPFSGSSGFDENSRRIGEVLGRKDKKNPLLIGNCANEALKTFTDSINSGKLGFLQMDISGLSLISIEKEISEILADGSKNEEEIRMKVDDLGRTVEQSGSKSGIVLNLGELKVLTSEANAALEILVSKLSDLLKHESKQLSFIGCVSSNETYTKLIDRFPTIEKDWDLHVLPITASTKPSTQGVYPKSSLMGSFVPFGGFFSSTSNFRVPLSSTVNQTLSRCHLCNEKYLQEVAAVLKAGSSLSLADKCSEKLAPWLRAIETKEDKGITGSSKALDDANTSASQTAALQKKWDNICQSIHHTPAFPKLGFQSVSPQFPVQTEKSVRTPTSYLETPKLLNPPISKPKPMEDLTASVTNRTVSLPLSCVTTDFGLGVIYASKNQESKTTREKPMLVTLNSSLEHTYQKDFKSLREILSRKVAWQTEAVNAISQIICGCKTDSTRRNQASGIWLALLGPDKVGKKKVAMTLSEVFFGGKVNYICVDFGAEHCSLDDKFRGKTVVDYVTGELSRKPHSVVLLENVEKAEFPDQMRLSEAVSTGKIRDLHGRVISMKNVIVVVTSGIAKDNATDHVIKPVKFPEEQVLSARSWKLQIKLGDATKFGVNKRKYELETAQRAVKVQRSYLDLNLPVNETEFSPDHEAEDRDAWFDEFIEKVDGKVTFKPVDFDELAKNIQEKIGSHFERCFGSETHLELDKEVILQILAASWSSLSSGEEEGRTIVDQWMQTVLARSFAEAKQKYGSNPMLGVKLVASSSGLASGVELPAKVDVIW